The genomic region tgagtggtagagtcttatctgatgaaccagatttgtttccacactcctacattcctgctgggtgaccgtgggccagtcacagttctttggaactctctcagtcctacctatgtcgtaaggtgtctgttgtggggagaggaggggaaaggagtttgtgagcccctttgagtctcccggggacaacacctgccacGGGTCCGCAGCTGCAGGGCCAGGGTGGCTCAGCATGGAGCACCGCgatggtggcaggctggctcctgggccgtctaagccacctccccccccaccccggcctccctgcaggctgccttctGCCCTCCACAGGGCCTTGGACAGGCACCAGCTCTTCTGAGTTGGCATGAGAGAggagggggtgatttcccccccacacacacacacacaccattgtgcccagggtcatttgaccccaccccCTGTCCCCGTTACAAATACGCCACTTGTCCTCATAATGGGATTACATGGACTGGGTTGGTGGTTTGTGGCGTTCTGGTTTCACCTACCTGCGTAGAAGTGGTAGAAGGGCCACCAGGCGGCACTGTTGGGAATGTAGGTAAGGAGGGAGGCCACGTAGCCCCTGTAGAAGCCTTTCAGCCCATCGGCCTTGAAGATCTGTGAAATAATGTCCCGGGTCTGCCCAAAAACCGGGAAGCGCTTGCCTTCATAGGTCTGTACCTTGAACCGGCCCATGGTCTCGCCTTTCCGCTGCATCATCAGGTGCTGGGAGACCACATCTATGGGCACTGTGATGCTCTGGGCCACCAGGGAAGCCGACCCGCCGGCTACCACAGACTTGATGGTGTTGTTGTTGCTGTACCTGGAAACATATTTGCGAGTCAGCTCATATGTCGTCACATAGCACTGGCCCGAGATCAGGGTGAAGGTGTTGACCAAGAAGCCCCGGTAGAGTCCTGTTGCTCCTTCTGCCCGTAGGATCTTGACGAAGGCGTCGAAAGTCCCATTGTAAAGGCTCTTCCCCTTCTGGACCTGCAGCCGTGTCCGGATGAGTGTGAAGGGGTACACACTGACCCGGATCATCATGGTCATGCAGACGCCAAAGACGTAGAACTTCTTCTTGTCCAGGTGCTCCCACTCGATAATCGGGATGTTACGCTTGTCCTCCATGATTGAGGTCCCCTGGAAACGAGGGAGAAGGAAGTGAGTTCCTGGctccttgaaggcacagatctgcTTGGCCATACCTGATTGCTGTATTCCATCTATTAGGCAAATCTAATTCTTTCGTACCCAAACTATAGCTTGAGTTTCCAAACTGTAATCTATGCACATTCCTCTGCTTTCGCCTCTGCTGTCCCTGTTTCCTGTCATAAATTTACTCTAATCTTCATGGCTGGGCAGGCTCCACAGCATCAGCCGTAACTACGGAACTCAGGTCAAACATCCCACCAACCGCAATTTGTGCAAACCATACACTAATGTCCTGCCTGTTCTGATTCTTCAAGGCTATCTCCTGCTACCTTCAATTAACGCTGCTATGGATACAAACTGGGTTCCTAGGCATTGAAAGGCAGCATGCTGCCATGGAGCCGCAGACCCTTTCATGGCTTGTTAACGGACCTGTTACTCAATTACAAAGTCATAGTCCATTAGGGTgtctttttttagttttaaatttaaatgaatCTGTACAAACCTGGACACACCGAGCCTGATCACAGGAGAGGCGTTTTCTCCCACACAAGAGGGAATAATGCCCCTCCTGATATGGTACCCACCACTCATGATTTCAGAtgacttttttgccatcaagttgcaatcgacttatggcgacccccgTAGGTTTTTTAAGAGACACTCAGaagtattttgccattgcctgcctccgtgtcacagaatcatagagttgggagagaccataAGGgtcatgtcatgcccccacagaggcttttgttatttccccattaagattcagtttccccatagttagcatggttttcgttcattgttaagtctcctaagggagggtatttcagttagcccctgtccctttaagacatttcccaataggcagtttcttttctttacccagcaatctcttgttttagttctagccagtcagtcagagtgaggtgctaagggtagttggagactggaatattcgtgatgtaCATATAAATATATGGTGGTCcgtagagcacaagttaagtttaacagcaattagaatcagagAAGGActaaaagaactgaaaggaagcaagacacagtggactttcttgaaagcagccaagagtagacacagtctgcagcttcaaacctgctcaagacaagcaagtactctgatttagacagacccaagggaggagctAGGGTCTTGATTcgctcaagtaataaacctattgttgaactgttaaacctggcttgtgtctcccccactctgtcctagccaagtacagggcaccaaaaacagattcacttggggggcagaacaggccatcaaatccaaccccctgccatgcaggaacacacagtcaaagcactcctgacatattatcatccagcctctgtttaaaaatctccaaagaagactccaccactctccaaggcaatgaattccatgttgaacagccctgacagtcagaaagttcctcctaatgtttaggtggaatctcttttcctgcaccttgaatccattacacctggtcctagtctctgaggcagcagaaaacaagtttgatccctcttcaacatgacattccttcaaatatttaaacacagctatcgtaccacccccacccccaccccgttaaccttcgcttctccagactaaacatccccagctccctaagtctctcttcgtaggacatggaatccagaccttttaccattttggttgccctcctcttgaCACgacccagcttgtcaatatacttcttgaattgtggtgcccagaactgaacacagtactctaggggAAGTCCTTGTGGGCCTCCCATCCATATTTTTGCCAAGGACAGGGCTGAGagtggccccaggtcacccagcaagttttcatggctgagtgggcattcgaacctgggtttttcaaaaccaAGTTTGACACCATAACTACTGGTTAACTAGAAAACCTGTATCCACTGGAAGGTCTGACAAAACCATTTGGTCTTACACAGCCGTTGAAATGCTAGTAATATGGAGGCCTCGGTGACTTGCACATGATGACTCTTCTCCACTGCATAGGAATCATCACCGAGAGAGCTCTGGAACAGGCAGATCTTGATTGAATCCGCCTGCAAGATGGTACTCAACATGGAATAGAGTAAACAGCCCTCTACAAGGCCCACTCAAGTGAATTTGCTGCTCAAGAGCATACTGGGGTAAGAGGCCCACGAGATCAATATGTTTTCAAGAGACTCATTAAAGTGATTAGTTGACACACTGGTTTCTAGACCACGTGTCTAAGGCAGGTCTTGAAAGTATCCAGGCAAAGCCTGATGAAGTCACAGAAGCCACAATGGTGGCTACTTGAGAGGCAGCACCTTGGCACCTTGCACTGcagtctgccctgacctggactgGACGGCCCAAGCTAAGGCCAGAaggtaaacagggttggccctatTTGGTATTTGGATGGATGTCCTCCCAGAAAAACCAGGGTAatgacacagagacaggcaatggcaaattatttccaaatgtctcttgccttgaaaaccctagggcgctgccataaatcagttgtgacctgatgcccccccccaaaaaaaattgaggTCTACTTCCTTATACTATGCCAGATAAGAGAGCCACCTGTATACATTTCCCGTATTTCTCTCATTTATTGTGCAGATGGCAGCAAGCCATTCTTTTCTTTATTGGCAAGACAACTCTGTCTTGATCAGCTATACATGCCGAATATACTATTGAAAGCAGATTCCAGCTGCTCCCTTTTTCATTATAATGACTGAAAAGAAAATCCAGACTATGCTTCCATACAGCCAGTTACAACAACAAACCACAGTCTACAGTTATATCTGAATTAGCAAACTGTACGTAGCATGGCACTGGGAAATCAAAATCGCAAGTAGTGGCTTCGGTCTACAACTTGTTGGCTTggaagtaatggcaaaccatgatTTGCTGCAAGTCCAGAAAGACACTACACTAGCTGGTTGTCTGCCAAGACAAGGGGGACCACAGGAACCCCCAGATTCTTTTACGCTGCAGCAAATGAAGGCTTGTGATCGATTATGTCTTATCAGGAGCACAAGTTTTTTGCACGAAAGGAGCTGGAAACAGAACCACTTGCTGTTCTCCTTGGTCTTCTCAGGCTTCCAGTTCAAAAGTAATCTCAGAATCCTTCTGGCTACCTCTGTGTGAGAAATGAAGAAGCAGACACAACCGAAGGAGTGGATCTGTAGTTATGGTGTACCCTGCCCACATGCAGGAGTAAAGCTGGGTCTTTTCAAGAGGGGGGCTGTTCAGAAAGTGGACCAAACTATAGACTTCACAACCCCCAAGACTTGTTTGTGGCATCAAAGGTTCACAAAGGAAATACAAGCATGAGTGAGAGATGACTTTTGGACTGGACAAGATGGAGGGCGGATCtagcagtgctatcctaagcacgTCTATTCAGAGTCAtgctcaggtctattcaatgggacttCCTTCCAGCAAAGTGGTTTTAGGACTGCCCTGTAAATGATTTAATATCTGCTCTTTATTGGGTTTAATTTTAAACTTAGCTGGACTACCATCAATGAGAAACAGGAATGAAGACAGACCAATATCAGGAAAGAGGAAATCTGAGCAACTCATCTGAGCAGTTAGAAGGATTTAGTGATTTACTTCCAACTGAGTAGGGTAATGCACTACAtacctgaaagggagaattttttttcacatatgCAATTACAGAAAAGAGGACgccaatgtaaatttgcatatGAGTCACAGTTACACACAGTAATAAAACTTGTGAATCAGTCATTGCTGGTGGTTCCACCTACTGCCAACATTAACCAGTTGGCAGCAAAGATCAGGCAATAAATCATGCTTCTGTTAAAATCAATCCCTGTTCTCTTTTAAATGACTGAACTGCCATGGCTTCTATTACCTTAGGTTTTTTATCCTACGTAAGGACTGTATTAGTTCTATACTTCAAAGTGAATCATTGCTAAGGAATAACAGGTTGGAGCCAGACTAAACTTTTCCAGTAGCAAAAGAGAATTTGCCTGCCGCCCTGCACTCCCTAAAATGCTGTTTCTGGGGAACAGGGGACGCTGAAGAATGACATGGGGTAGAAGCCTGCAGCAGGATTGGAGGAATAGGTGGCAAATGCCAACTTAGTTTACATCCAACCCCTTGTCCTATTGAGTTGTGCCATAAATTAAATAGCAATACAGTAACAGAGGAGTCTCCTGATAGAAATTCGACATGTTTCTGAATTTCCAGGAATGGCTTACACTGCCTCAGTTCAGATAGGGCACCAAAACAGGGCTGAAGGACTGTAACTACCATGAAAAATGAAGATCAAATTGGGAGAACTCACACAAGGCCTTACTCTGCTTCCAGACATCTGAAGCGTTGAGCAAATggggaaaggcagcaggcaagcagttctaggccagtggtggcgaacctatggcacgggtgccagaggtggcactcagagccctctctgtgggcacgcgcaagcagagttcgtcttgtggggtggggaaattgcccacacacacacacacagacacacaccccaggctggcctgggccactgggctcaattattagcaataaacctaagacctagttttggagaagcagtgtaggtaaccctgttaagcgctgttaaaccccactgattttcatgtgaagaactaaagtgctatcctttacctggaagtaagctcggttgctggcaatggggcttgcttctgagtaaaccctcctaggttcatgattcacccgctcaaagagttgcatggttgtttcaaagcaaagccactgacttgTAGggatgcaccgctgacccagcagcaccgtaggtagAGCGCCAGCACACTGGCCCCAATCCACGGCCTCTCTGCGTCGCTCTCGGGCTCaccccatcctccacccccccgGGTGAGAGTCAGCAGGTCATGCGAACTACCTGGCTCGGGCCACCTCACCTGGTAGGTGTCTGGccatacaaagggacaatggggcctttgcccccaggtgtggattagacccagacgcggacactTCCTCCCACATCATCGCATACCAGCTCCGGCATGAGATCATGCAATCACTATGATGATGCTCCCAGTCTCCTCGCCTCTCCCCGGCCTGCGTCATATAGCGCGCTGCGCGCCAGCAAAGTGCCAGGGAACCGCCGCCTTTGGCAGAGTTGCCGGATGCTGGTTGGCTCCAGCAACGgtactctccaccagatgatatctcagCGTCGTCTACAGTTTCTTCACGGTGACTCAGCGTGCCGCGACCACAACCTGGTGCGAAACCACGagctcgaacctccaccctgcttgcCGTGCGCCTGGGAAAGGGGCGGCGGTACCGGCGGCGATCAGCTGGATCGGCATCCAGGAGACGTGCAGGTGCCGCCTGTAAACGGATCGAGAGCCGAGACCGAGTTCAGGACACTCTCTCTCGTCCGGCCGAAACAGCGGTAAGTATGGGAgcgcaaaagcagggcttatgacaagccgcGTTAGCGGAGTGGCGTTAAGCGTAGCGGCAGGGTCTCGTAAAGAGAGGGAGCTCGCCAAATTggattgaggagattgaagctcaatgtccgcGCCAATTTGCCggaaggggacattgaatcttaaggattaggAAGGCATAGAGCACTCTTcacagagcctcgtagcgcccgTTGTGCTGCTACTGGCGGTATTCTTTAATGTAAAAGCCATCAATACCACGAGGTCGCCAGAATCTCATCTTGCATGCCAGCCACTccttcgacccttcagcttcagactGCACCCAGactttctatccactaaattgggccacctgtcctccttctgcctccctcgCCTCAGCCTTCAAATCCTCCCAGCGGCCCGGCCCGTGCATCCTCCTCCCTTcgcccgccttcattttctgaagcccgCTGCCTCCATCAGGCGCCCCGCGTGTGGGCGGCACCAAACCTAGCAGAGCATCccagccacgatctgcaaaaaaaaaaaaaaactggcggGCTTGATGCAGTATTCACAATATGCCCGTGTGCACTGGCCggaaggggggggaggtgatGAATCCAGCGACTTGTTGAGTACCGTCCCATAGGCTACAGCATCCTCACTGGAAGCTCCGCCAAGGCAATGCGgagtaggaatcaccagcccctatagAGGCGCTGCCAGGAAGCGATGCATAGAACCACCCTAATGGTCGGAGGACCCCGGACAACCATGCTTTTAAACCCGCGCCCTGTCGTGGTTTGGGAGGCGTTACCGCCATCAGTCATAACGGGGAACATTTTCGGCACGCCGCTGCTTCTACCCGGCGGTGAACATGATCCCCGTATCAGATTGTCC from Sphaerodactylus townsendi isolate TG3544 linkage group LG01, MPM_Stown_v2.3, whole genome shotgun sequence harbors:
- the SLC25A44 gene encoding solute carrier family 25 member 44 isoform X1 is translated as MEDKRNIPIIEWEHLDKKKFYVFGVCMTMMIRVSVYPFTLIRTRLQVQKGKSLYNGTFDAFVKILRAEGATGLYRGFLVNTFTLISGQCYVTTYELTRKYVSRYSNNNTIKSVVAGGSASLVAQSITVPIDVVSQHLMMQRKGETMGRFKVQTYEGKRFPVFGQTRDIISQIFKADGLKGFYRGYVASLLTYIPNSAAWWPFYHFYAEQLSSLTPTDCPHLLLQAISGPMAAATASTLTNPMDVIRTRVQVEGKNSIILTFKQLIAEEGPWGLMKGLSARIISATPSTIVIVVGYETLKKLSLRPELVDSRHW
- the SLC25A44 gene encoding solute carrier family 25 member 44 isoform X2, with amino-acid sequence MEDKRNIPIIEWEHLDKKKFYVFGVCMTMMIRVSVYPFTLIRTRLQVQKGKSLYNGTFDAFVKILRAEGATGLYRGFLVNTFTLISGQCYVTTYELTRKYVSRYSNNNTIKSVVAGGSASLVAQSITVPIDVVSQHLMMQRKGETMGRFKVQTYEGKRFPVFGQTRDIISQIFKADGLKGFYRGYVASLLTYIPNSAAWWPFYHFYAAF